The Paracoccus albus region AGGCAAGCGTCAGGGCCGTGGGCATACCCCGTGCAATATCGGCGGCGAAACTGGGTCCGGTCAGCGTGGCAATGCGAGCCGTCGGACAGGAGGAGCGGATAAGGGTCGACGGCGACTCGCCCGTTTCAAGGTCGATTCCCTTGGCGGTGTTGACCAGCCAACGACCGTCCAGCAAGTGCCCATGCGCGCTCAGAAATCCCCGCAGCGCCTGGGCGGGCAGGGCAAGTACAAGCGGATCGCGATTAGCCGTGGCGGCAGCAAGGCTTCCGGTCAGTTGCACCGCATCCGGGATACCGACGCCCGGAAGCTGCGGCACCTGACGCTCCTTTCGCAGGCGACGGCCCCACAGGGTCACCTGCTGCGTCCCGCACAGCGCGACGGCCAATGCGGTGCCAAAGGCCCCGGCGCCGATGATCCCGATCATCGCTCTCCTCCATTCAGGTCGATATCGTTCTTCCGGCAGTACCAAAGGAACAGCGGCGCCTCGATCAGGGCCATGGACAGTACCGTAAAGACAAACCAATTCGTGGTCAGCAGGTCCGACCCGGTGTCGAAAATCAGCAGGCTGAAACCGATGCCTTGCCCGTAGAACAGACTGCCCGCAGCCAGCAGCGCAAGCACGAGCAGCAGCACATCAACGGGCAACATCTGCATGACGCGGCGGATATTCATCGCGGGGTAGATCGCGAAATAGGCCATACCAAGCAGCACAGCGTTGAGGATCAGCACCTTCAGTTCGGGCGTCATGCCTTGGCACCGCGCTTTCCCGCGCCCAACATGGGGGCCACGCTCTGATCCAGGGGCCAGCGGGGCCGACCCGCAAGATCCATCCCATCGCGCCGGCCCTGGCCGAATGCCTCGATGCCGGCCCATGCAATCATCGCGGCGTTGTCCGTGCACAGGCGCAGCGGCGGTGCTGTAAAGCGCGCGCCTGCCTTTGCAGCGACGGATTCCAGCCGCAGGCGGATTGCCCTGTTCGCGGCGACCCCGCCCGCGACTGCCAGAACCGGAACCGGATGCGCCGCCAGTGCCCGCGCTGTCTTTCCGGCCAGAACATCCGCGACGGCGGCCTGAAACCCGGCGCAAAGATCCGCGCGGTCCTGCACGGTCAGTCCGCCTTGTGTTTTCGACAGGTCATCACGCGCGCGCAGCACAGCCGTTTTCAGGCCCGAGAAGGACATGTCACATCCCGGCCGGTCAAGCAGCGGTCGGGGCAGGCTGAAACGACCTGCATCACCGGACAGTGCCTGTTCTTCGACCGAAGGGCCGCCGGGCTGGGGCAGGCCAAGTAGTTTGGCAACCTTGTCAAACGCCTCTCCCGGCGCGTCGTCGATGGTGCCTCCAAGGCGTGAGAACGCGTCGGGCCCGTCAACACGCAGAAACTGGCAATGCCCGCCAGAGACGAGCAGCATCAGGTAGGGATAGGCTATTCCATCCGTCAGCCGTGGCGTCAGCGCATGACCGGCAAGGTGGTTGACGCCAACCAGCGGCAGGCCCGAACCCGCGGCAAGCCCCTTGGCCAGCATGACCCCGGCCATCACCCCGCCGATCAGCCCCGGCCCAGCTGTCACCGCAATCCCGTCCAGTTTGGCAAGCGTCAAACCGGCCTCTGCCAATGCCTCCTCCACGCAGATATCCAGCTTTTCCGCATGGGCGCGGGCAGCGATTTCAGGCACCACTCCGCCAAAGGCGGCGTGAAGGTCGGTCTGGCCAGCAACGAGCGAAGACAGAATCTCGCCATCCCCGCGCACCACGGCAGCGGCGGTATCGTCGCAACTGCTTTCGATGCCCAGAAAGATCAGTGTCATGGTTGCGGCCTTGTGCGCGTTAAGGATAGCACTCAGATAGCCACACCGACGCGAGGCCGCAATGACTGCGCCACTTTGCCTTTTGACCCGGCCAGAGGCCCAGTCCCACGATTTCGCGGCTGCGCTGACGGGGGTTGAGGTCCTGATCTCTCCGATCATTCGGATAGAGGCGCTGCCATTCGACAGAAACCGGGTGGCGGCAGCGCCGGGTCTGGTCTTCACATCTGCCAATGCTGTCGGCTTTGCGGGGGCCGGTGACGGCAAGCCCGCGCTTTGCGTTGGTGTCCAGACCGCGGAAGCGGCGCGGGTCGCCGGGTACGACGTCATCACCGGCCCGGGCACTGCAGACGGTTTGATACCGCTTTTGAAGGGGCGGGGGGACTGGCTTCATCTGCGCGGCAGGCATCGCAGCCAGCCTTTGCCGGTGGAAAGCCTGGCGATCTACGATCAGATCGAACAACCGCTCAGCCCTGCGGCACTTGCAGCAGCGCAAGATAACCGGCCCCTGATTCTGCCGCTATTCTCGCCGCGCAGCGCCGCTTTGCTGTCCCGGGCATTGTTTCGGGCGAAGGCCCCGATCACGACGATTGCAATCAGCAGCGCTGCCGATACCGCTTTTGTCGGACCGGTTATTGGCAGGATTGTTGCGGATAAACCTGACCGTCAGTCCATGCTGCATGCCATTTTGTCACTGCGCGTGACGGAACGAACAGGTTTGCCGTGGGTTGAGACCGAAAGGGGCGCCCGCTAGAGTGCATGCGATGCAGTCAGCGGAAGGTCCAGACTGCTGTTATTTCAGGGGGAAAAGACGTGGCCACGTCCGGTAAAAACAACAAGTCATCCAAAGCCACTTCTGCCGCTGCCGCCAAGAGCCCCAGAAAAACCGCCTCGTCAAAGCCGGTTGTGCCGTCCGAGCCGGTCGAAGCGGGCGGCCCTGTCGTATCGCGCATACCTCCATCGACTCCGATCGAATCGGCGATGGTCGGCGAATCAGCGACGCCTATTCCTGCGGCGTCGCGCCGCACTGACGGTGACGAAAAGACGGCCGCGCCGATGGTATCTGCGGATGGTGCGGCAAAACCCACGCCGCCGCATACGGCTGCAAGCGCTCAGCCCGCGCAGACGACCGTCGTCCGCAAGGGCGGTTTCTGGCCGCTGGCTCTTGGTGGGGCCGTTGCCGCAGGGCTTGGTGCCCTGGCTGCGATCTGGGCCATGCCATATCTGAACCCGGCGCCCGAACCGGCTGAAACCGTGCAGATCGATCCGGCTGCGATTCGCGCCGATGCAGTACAGGCCGCGACAGAGGCCGGGGCGAGCGCCGGCACCGAAGCCGCCGAACAGGCAATCGCTGCGCTGCCGCCCGCTGAAGGTGCCGATGCGGCCCTGCAAACCGAACTGGACGCGCAGGCCGAGAAGATTGCCGCGCTGGAGCAGGCACTGGCGGAACGTCCCGCCACGCCGCCCCCCG contains the following coding sequences:
- the tsaD gene encoding tRNA (adenosine(37)-N6)-threonylcarbamoyltransferase complex transferase subunit TsaD — encoded protein: MTLIFLGIESSCDDTAAAVVRGDGEILSSLVAGQTDLHAAFGGVVPEIAARAHAEKLDICVEEALAEAGLTLAKLDGIAVTAGPGLIGGVMAGVMLAKGLAAGSGLPLVGVNHLAGHALTPRLTDGIAYPYLMLLVSGGHCQFLRVDGPDAFSRLGGTIDDAPGEAFDKVAKLLGLPQPGGPSVEEQALSGDAGRFSLPRPLLDRPGCDMSFSGLKTAVLRARDDLSKTQGGLTVQDRADLCAGFQAAVADVLAGKTARALAAHPVPVLAVAGGVAANRAIRLRLESVAAKAGARFTAPPLRLCTDNAAMIAWAGIEAFGQGRRDGMDLAGRPRWPLDQSVAPMLGAGKRGAKA
- a CDS encoding uroporphyrinogen-III synthase — translated: MTAPLCLLTRPEAQSHDFAAALTGVEVLISPIIRIEALPFDRNRVAAAPGLVFTSANAVGFAGAGDGKPALCVGVQTAEAARVAGYDVITGPGTADGLIPLLKGRGDWLHLRGRHRSQPLPVESLAIYDQIEQPLSPAALAAAQDNRPLILPLFSPRSAALLSRALFRAKAPITTIAISSAADTAFVGPVIGRIVADKPDRQSMLHAILSLRVTERTGLPWVETERGAR